From a region of the Brevibacterium siliguriense genome:
- a CDS encoding CorA family divalent cation transporter: MIDSIEALREHTADTRCVLATPEDRELTDEAANSLDLTVHTAHPGPRRPMAAVVDDQISLVLQVLDEDRAHHALQLHARDRGLLVIGEKKALDSIAGKIPADAGDTWTVLVELILIVARRCEEALDEIDDRCQELEAQSVGYASSPRRRTMGRLRAELFRIGETQAAQQRLLSNEEELAQSLGEDHQRLLARASAAFGANQSMTTRLYAMLGDILNEQDSVVSERLTLVATIFLPLTLATGFFGMNFQWMLDRLGSLPAFIVFGLVIPGLLTVATLVFIRRLTRSS, from the coding sequence GTGATCGACAGCATCGAGGCGCTGCGTGAGCACACAGCCGACACACGTTGCGTTCTCGCCACCCCCGAAGACCGAGAGCTGACGGATGAGGCGGCCAATAGCCTCGACCTGACGGTGCATACCGCACATCCTGGGCCGAGGCGGCCGATGGCTGCGGTCGTCGACGACCAGATCAGCCTCGTGCTGCAGGTCCTCGACGAGGATCGTGCCCACCATGCGCTGCAGCTCCACGCCCGTGACCGCGGCCTGCTCGTCATCGGTGAGAAGAAGGCCCTGGACTCCATCGCGGGAAAGATTCCTGCCGATGCCGGCGATACGTGGACCGTGCTCGTCGAGCTCATCCTCATCGTGGCGCGCCGCTGCGAAGAGGCACTCGACGAGATCGATGATCGGTGCCAAGAGCTCGAAGCACAGTCCGTGGGCTACGCGTCTTCACCGCGGCGGCGGACGATGGGGAGACTGCGAGCCGAGCTCTTCCGAATCGGTGAGACCCAGGCGGCCCAACAGAGGCTGCTGTCGAACGAGGAAGAACTCGCGCAGAGCCTCGGCGAGGACCATCAGCGGCTGCTCGCCCGTGCTTCAGCGGCGTTCGGGGCGAATCAGTCGATGACCACGCGACTGTATGCGATGCTCGGCGACATCCTCAACGAACAGGACTCCGTCGTGTCCGAACGGCTGACACTCGTGGCGACGATCTTTCTGCCGCTGACCCTGGCGACGGGGTTCTTCGGCATGAACTTCCAGTGGATGCTCGATCGTCTGGGCAGCCTGCCGGCGTTCATCGTCTTCGGCCTCGTCATCCCCGGCCTGCTCACGGTGGCGACCCTCGTCTTCATCCGCCGCTTGACCCGTTCGTCGTGA
- the rnc gene encoding ribonuclease III has translation METDTTAALKKSLGIDIDPETFRLALTHRSFAFEAGGIPTNERLEFLGDSVLGLVATESLFYDNPDLPEGQLAKMRSAVVNTRALASIARRHGIGEHILLGKGEELTGGRNKDSILADTVEALIGATFVSRGREEAFAFVHRLIDGMLDDAVNLGAGMDFKTTLQEAAADLDLGTVSYEITSSGPDHAMVFTATAMLGVNNWGAGDGSSKKAAEAAAAEVAVKAIRTIYPDYRR, from the coding sequence GTGGAAACTGACACCACAGCAGCACTGAAGAAGAGTCTCGGGATCGATATTGATCCCGAGACTTTTCGTCTCGCGCTCACGCACCGCTCCTTTGCCTTCGAGGCCGGTGGGATTCCCACCAACGAGCGCCTCGAGTTCCTCGGCGACTCCGTTCTGGGCCTCGTCGCCACCGAGTCGCTGTTCTACGACAACCCGGACCTGCCCGAAGGACAGTTGGCCAAGATGCGGTCGGCCGTCGTCAACACGCGCGCTCTCGCATCGATCGCCCGCCGGCACGGAATCGGCGAGCACATTCTGCTGGGCAAGGGTGAGGAGCTGACCGGAGGCCGGAACAAGGACTCGATCCTCGCCGACACCGTCGAAGCGCTCATCGGCGCGACCTTCGTCTCCCGCGGACGCGAAGAGGCTTTCGCCTTCGTCCACCGTCTCATCGACGGAATGCTCGACGACGCGGTCAACCTCGGCGCGGGGATGGACTTCAAGACCACCTTGCAGGAGGCGGCTGCCGACCTTGACCTCGGCACCGTGAGCTACGAGATCACCTCGTCGGGACCCGACCATGCGATGGTCTTCACCGCCACCGCGATGCTCGGCGTGAACAACTGGGGCGCCGGCGACGGATCCTCGAAGAAGGCCGCCGAAGCCGCGGCCGCCGAGGTGGCCGTCAAAGCTATCCGCACCATCTACCCGGACTACCGGCGCTGA
- a CDS encoding DoxX family protein, translated as MFTVPTIAAGVVLLLVRAVLTVAFVREFMVKAKDIPRFAKADGLNVPTAWFVAIAELAAAVSFATGVLAQWAGLGVVVLMLITTSLHVFKWHSKYWASAGGPEYDLLLLVLAAVITAFGAGPIAIPALFGM; from the coding sequence ATGTTCACGGTTCCAACGATCGCTGCAGGGGTCGTACTCCTGCTCGTCAGGGCGGTTCTGACGGTGGCTTTCGTCCGCGAGTTCATGGTCAAGGCCAAGGATATTCCGCGGTTCGCCAAAGCGGATGGGCTCAACGTCCCGACCGCATGGTTCGTCGCCATCGCCGAGCTCGCCGCCGCAGTCTCATTCGCCACCGGCGTCCTCGCCCAATGGGCCGGTCTCGGCGTCGTCGTGCTCATGCTCATCACGACGAGCCTGCACGTCTTCAAATGGCACTCGAAGTACTGGGCCTCGGCGGGCGGTCCCGAATACGACCTGCTCCTGCTGGTGCTGGCCGCGGTCATCACTGCGTTCGGTGCCGGCCCGATCGCCATTCCGGCGCTGTTCGGAATGTAG
- a CDS encoding BCCT family transporter, with product MSSEHTKTQELIEHLKHPTTALKPFRREGLDKVVFFAAGILAVAFVVWGFVSPESLGSVAGTLLTGVMDNFGWLFVIAATVFTIFVIVVAVSKFGRIPLGKDDEKPEFKTSSWIAMMFATGMGIGLVFSAVGEPLFFYMSPPPNTVDGSTPQAMGTSMGTTLFHWTLYPWAMYAIVGLGVAYGSFRLGRSQLFSSMFTPLFGERAVNGFGGKVINILAILATLFGSACSLGLGAIQIGGGIESAGIMSDVSSPVLVIIIAILTAAFVASAVSGVEKGIQWLSNINMVLAVIVALIVFIGGPTLFILNVIPSSVGSFIQDLPQLASRTAADGQGVNEWLSSWTVFYWAWWVSWSPFVGLFIARISRGRTVRQFVTGVLIVPSVVSTIWFAIFGGGAIGIQERAERGEGTVKALAKVVDGEPDINMDTILFDLLGALPLPNLIAIILMIVTVVLIAIFFVTGADSASIVMGTLSANGMQEPGKGLVIFWGTATGAVAAVMLLAGGSDPAEALDGLKNITIVSALPFVIVMLLLCVAVWKDLSKDPLMIQEQLAAHVLETSVATAVDEYDGEIFALETSELEIEEDPTDSESEAKPEDEDTSKA from the coding sequence ATGAGCAGTGAACACACTAAGACTCAGGAGCTCATCGAGCATCTGAAGCATCCGACGACCGCACTCAAGCCCTTCAGACGTGAGGGACTGGACAAGGTGGTCTTCTTTGCGGCCGGCATCCTCGCCGTCGCCTTCGTCGTTTGGGGCTTCGTCTCCCCCGAATCCCTCGGTTCTGTGGCGGGCACACTGCTGACCGGCGTGATGGACAACTTCGGTTGGCTCTTCGTCATCGCCGCCACGGTCTTCACGATCTTCGTCATCGTCGTCGCCGTCAGCAAGTTCGGACGGATTCCGCTGGGCAAGGACGATGAGAAGCCGGAGTTCAAGACCTCCTCGTGGATCGCGATGATGTTCGCCACCGGCATGGGCATCGGGCTCGTGTTCTCCGCGGTCGGCGAACCCCTGTTCTTCTACATGTCGCCTCCCCCGAACACCGTCGACGGGTCCACCCCGCAGGCGATGGGCACGTCCATGGGCACGACTCTGTTCCACTGGACGCTCTACCCGTGGGCGATGTACGCCATCGTCGGTCTCGGCGTGGCATATGGCTCGTTCCGTCTGGGACGTTCGCAGCTGTTCTCGTCGATGTTCACCCCGCTCTTCGGCGAGCGCGCCGTCAACGGCTTCGGCGGCAAGGTCATCAACATCCTCGCAATCCTCGCGACCCTGTTCGGTTCGGCCTGCTCGCTGGGTCTGGGCGCCATCCAGATCGGCGGCGGCATCGAGTCCGCAGGCATCATGTCCGATGTCTCCTCACCGGTGCTCGTCATCATCATCGCCATCCTCACCGCGGCCTTCGTCGCTTCGGCGGTCTCGGGTGTGGAGAAGGGCATCCAGTGGCTGTCGAACATCAACATGGTGCTCGCCGTCATAGTCGCCCTCATCGTCTTCATCGGCGGACCGACGCTGTTCATCCTCAACGTCATCCCCTCCTCGGTGGGTTCGTTCATCCAGGATCTGCCTCAGCTGGCGTCGCGGACGGCCGCCGACGGTCAGGGCGTCAATGAATGGCTGTCATCGTGGACCGTCTTCTACTGGGCATGGTGGGTGTCATGGTCGCCCTTCGTCGGTCTGTTCATCGCGCGCATCTCGCGTGGTCGCACCGTCCGTCAGTTCGTCACCGGTGTGCTCATCGTTCCCTCCGTCGTCTCGACCATCTGGTTCGCGATCTTCGGCGGCGGCGCCATCGGCATCCAGGAACGCGCCGAGCGCGGCGAGGGCACGGTCAAGGCACTTGCGAAGGTCGTCGACGGCGAGCCGGACATCAATATGGACACGATCCTGTTCGACCTCCTCGGCGCTCTGCCGCTGCCGAACCTCATCGCGATCATCCTCATGATCGTCACGGTCGTGCTCATCGCGATCTTCTTCGTCACCGGCGCGGATTCCGCGTCGATCGTCATGGGCACCCTGTCGGCCAACGGCATGCAGGAGCCGGGCAAGGGCCTCGTGATCTTCTGGGGCACTGCGACCGGTGCAGTGGCAGCGGTCATGCTGTTGGCGGGTGGTTCCGATCCCGCCGAGGCGCTCGACGGGCTGAAGAACATCACGATCGTCTCGGCGTTGCCGTTCGTCATCGTCATGCTGCTGCTGTGCGTAGCAGTGTGGAAGGACCTGTCGAAGGATCCGCTCATGATCCAGGAGCAGCTGGCTGCGCACGTGCTCGAGACCTCGGTCGCGACCGCGGTCGACGAGTATGACGGCGAGATCTTCGCCCTCGAGACCTCCGAACTCGAGATCGAGGAAGACCCAACCGACTCTGAGTCCGAGGCGAAGCCCGAGGACGAGGACACGTCCAAGGCCTAA
- the mutM gene encoding bifunctional DNA-formamidopyrimidine glycosylase/DNA-(apurinic or apyrimidinic site) lyase — MPELPEVESVRRGVDEWTSGTTITGAEVADPRILGTTSQRRIDPSAVSGFVSAVTGAHILRAERRGKFMWLCLGEGADLSTADPVASPVPRPELGILVHLGMSGQLRIHSPGEEIHRHTRAILHLSDDGGQPRELRFVDQRIFGHIGVQPLVHGYGRLVPASAMHIAADPLEPAFDPERVMGDLAKKRTAIKVALLDQTLVSGIGNIYADEALFRAGVHPLAVPGRTRKSRLVAVLESATKVMSDALAVGGTSFDALYVNVNGESGYFDRALLVYGRGGQECVRCGTEIVKITVGGRGTHYCPVCQKPPRYR; from the coding sequence ATGCCTGAGCTTCCCGAAGTCGAGAGCGTTCGTCGCGGCGTCGACGAATGGACGTCCGGAACCACAATCACCGGCGCCGAGGTGGCCGACCCCCGAATCCTGGGCACGACGTCCCAGCGGCGCATCGATCCGTCCGCGGTTTCCGGGTTCGTTTCGGCCGTGACCGGGGCGCACATCCTTAGGGCCGAACGGCGCGGGAAGTTCATGTGGCTGTGCCTGGGGGAGGGGGCTGATCTCTCCACTGCGGACCCGGTCGCTTCACCTGTGCCGAGGCCCGAACTCGGCATCCTCGTGCATCTGGGCATGAGCGGACAGCTGCGCATCCACTCGCCCGGCGAGGAGATCCACCGCCACACACGGGCGATTCTGCACCTCTCGGACGATGGAGGACAGCCACGAGAACTGCGCTTTGTCGACCAGCGGATCTTCGGCCATATCGGCGTCCAACCTCTCGTCCACGGGTACGGTCGGCTCGTCCCCGCCTCGGCGATGCACATCGCGGCTGATCCGCTCGAGCCCGCGTTCGATCCGGAACGGGTCATGGGGGACCTGGCGAAGAAGCGCACCGCGATCAAAGTCGCACTGCTCGACCAGACCCTGGTCAGCGGAATCGGCAACATCTATGCCGACGAAGCACTGTTCCGGGCGGGAGTCCACCCCTTGGCGGTACCGGGCCGGACGCGGAAGAGCCGCCTCGTGGCGGTGCTCGAATCCGCGACGAAAGTCATGAGCGATGCCCTGGCCGTGGGCGGGACGAGCTTCGACGCGCTCTACGTCAACGTCAACGGCGAATCCGGATACTTCGATCGCGCCCTGCTCGTCTACGGGCGCGGGGGACAGGAATGTGTGCGCTGCGGGACGGAGATCGTCAAGATCACCGTCGGCGGCCGCGGAACCCACTACTGTCCCGTGTGCCAGAAGCCCCCACGGTATAGGTAG